A window of Xylophilus sp. GW821-FHT01B05 contains these coding sequences:
- a CDS encoding flagellar motor switch protein FliG, with translation MPEDNASDIAMSDGGALTSLEQAAIVLLSMGEEPAAAVLRCLSREELLQVTQVMSRMSGIKVETVKTALQKFFDDYREQSGVHGASRSYLKKSLDLALGNDIADRVLNSIYGDAIRPKMARLQWASPKWLAERIAHEHVRMQAVFMAFLPPVMASALLDALPTEGRDLLVYHVAQLKEVDHELLLELDELVERCLETLGLQGTSVEGVRQVAEILNRLPANRQQMMEQLRARDPKVVSEIEVSMYDFFILSRQSEAVITRLLEQVPMEQWAIALKGAEPPVRNAVLQAMPRRQAQAFEDSLRRTGPMPRSRIEQAREEIMAEVKALVDAGEIEVQLFAEAVVE, from the coding sequence ATGCCTGAAGATAACGCTTCCGACATCGCCATGTCCGACGGCGGCGCATTGACCTCGCTGGAGCAGGCGGCCATCGTGCTGTTGAGCATGGGTGAGGAGCCTGCGGCCGCAGTGCTGCGCTGCCTGTCACGCGAAGAACTGTTGCAGGTGACCCAGGTCATGTCGCGCATGAGCGGCATCAAGGTCGAGACGGTCAAGACCGCACTGCAGAAGTTCTTCGATGACTATCGCGAACAGAGCGGCGTGCATGGCGCGTCTCGTTCCTACTTGAAGAAATCGCTGGACTTGGCGCTTGGCAACGACATCGCCGACCGCGTGCTCAATAGCATCTATGGCGATGCGATCCGGCCCAAGATGGCTCGGCTTCAATGGGCATCGCCCAAGTGGTTGGCCGAGCGCATTGCCCACGAACATGTGCGCATGCAGGCGGTGTTCATGGCTTTTCTGCCGCCGGTCATGGCGAGTGCTCTGCTGGATGCATTGCCCACCGAGGGGCGCGATTTGCTGGTGTACCACGTGGCCCAGTTGAAGGAGGTGGACCACGAGCTGCTGCTGGAACTTGATGAACTGGTGGAGCGCTGTCTGGAGACCTTGGGGCTGCAGGGCACCAGCGTCGAAGGGGTACGTCAGGTCGCAGAGATCCTCAACCGCTTGCCGGCCAACCGCCAGCAGATGATGGAGCAGTTGCGTGCGCGCGATCCCAAGGTGGTGTCCGAGATCGAAGTCAGCATGTACGACTTCTTCATCCTGTCGCGCCAGTCCGAAGCTGTCATCACGCGCCTTCTTGAGCAGGTACCAATGGAGCAGTGGGCGATTGCGCTCAAGGGGGCTGAGCCACCGGTGCGCAATGCCGTGCTGCAGGCGATGCCGCGCCGTCAGGCGCAGGCTTTCGAAGACTCCCTGCGCCGTACCGGTCCGATGCCACGTAGCCGGATCGAGCAGGCGCGCGAAGAGATCATGGCCGAGGTCAAGGCCCTGGTGGATGCCGGTGAGATCGAAGTCCAGCTGTTTGCCGAGGCCGTCGTCGAATGA